CTGGCGACCTTGTACTTCGAGGCCGGTGACCCGACCGCAGCGGCCCGGCTGCTCGAGCCGATCATCGAGGCCGAGCCGGACAACGCCTCCGTGCGGCAGCTGCTGGCGCGTGCGTACTTCCAGTCCGCCCAGCTCAGCCGTGCCGAGGAGCAGCTGCGCACCCTGGTCGACCAGGACCCGAGCGACCACTACTCGCACCACGTGCTGGGCCGCACCCTGGAGCGGCTGAACCGGCACGCGGACGCGCTGCGGCACCTGCGGATCGCCGCGGCGATGCACTCCGCCAACGACGACTACGCGACGGCCCTGCGCCGGGTGGAGACCCGGGTCAGCGGCGGTCGCTAGTCCCCGCGGCAGCACGACGACGAAGGGCAGCCCTGGTGGCTGCCCTTCGTCGTCCGCGCGTCCGGGCCTCGGGCGCGCCTACGATGAACTGGTGAAGCTCAAGCTCGACCTCCACGACATCTTCAACAAGGGCCAGGACATCGACCGCGCGCTGCGCGGGATCATGGACGAGGCGGTCGCGAAGAAGGCCACCCTCGTGGAGATCATCCCGGGCAAGGGCTCCGGCCAGCTCAAGAAGCGCGTCCTGCGGTTCCTCGACCAGAAGGACGTCAAGCAGCTCTACCACCGGGTCGAGAAGGACTCGAAGAATTTCGGCCGCCTCTTCGTCCACTTCCGCTGGAAGTAGGAAACAACGCGGCGGTGGCCGGTTCCGTTCGGACCGTCGCCCCGATTCCGCGCGGCTCACAACACGGGACGTCGTAGCTCCCGCCGGCTCTGCTTGCAACCTTTTCCGACCGCTCGGCCGTCCAAGACGACGACAGGTACCCACGGCTGCTGAAGAGGGCGAGGGGTCAGCCGGCGCGGTGCGGGGGAGTGCGGCGGTGCGGCCGTCCTCCGCTGGCCACATCGTGCCCGTACGCGAACTCATCACATTGAGCCCCGTCGAAGGATCCGCATGTATTCACCTCTCGGTGCCGCGCGCCCTCGTGCGGGTGGTGACGCCCGTGCCCGGCGGCGAGGCGGCAGGATTTTCGCGCTGCTCGCCACGGTCGTGCTGACGGCGCTGACGACGGGCTGCCAGCGCACGCCCGCCGAGCTGGGCGGGTCGGAACCGGGTGTCACGCGGCCCGTCGGGGTGAGCTGGACGGACCCGGCGGCGCTGCTGCCCGCCACCGACCTGGGGCCGGGCTGGCGGGAGCGCGCGACCGCGCCGGAGCAGCCCCGGTGGCCGTGGGAGCAGGCCGACTGCCCCGCCTACCGGGCGGAGGACTACCGCGCCCAGGTGCACCGGCTGGACGCGGTCCAGCGCTTCTACGACCGGGCCGACGGGTCCGCGACGGCGCACCACATCGTCGAGGCGTACGAGCCCGGTTGGGGTGGGCCGGCCCTCGACGACGTACGGGCCGTGCTGCGGCGGTGCGCCGGCTACCTGGTGCTCGGGGCGCGTATGTCGTTCACCCTCGTCGGGACGCCGCCCCTCGCTGACGGGGCCCTGCTGGTGCGCGGGCTGATCGCGCACTCCGGATCCGCGCCGACGACCGCCTACTTCGTCGTCGTCCGGCGCGGGGACACCATCTCGACCCTCAACCTCCCGGATCCCGGGCACCGCGCGGCGGTCGAGGCGGTCGCCGCGAGGCAGGTGGCGCGCCTTGGCTAGTCCAGGTGGTCGGAGGGTGCCCCGGCGGTGGGTCCTCTCCTCGGGGGTCCTGGCCCTGGCGGGCCTCTCCTCGGCGGGTTTCGGCGTGGCCCGGCTGCGCGGCGAGGCGGAGGGTGCGGTGGCGCCGCCGGCCACCCCGTCGCCCAGCCCGAGCATCAGCCCGACACCGGACCGGTTGGCCATCGCGCGGGCCCGCATCGACGCGTACGTGCGGCGGGCCGGCGGCCGACTCGGCGTGGCGGTGCGGGACCTGGGCGGCAGCGCCGCCGCGACGGCGGGCACCCGGCGCTTCACGACTGCCAGCATCGTGAAGGTCGACATCCTCGCGGCCCTGCTGCTGCGCGAACAGGCGCGCGGCCGGATGCTCAGCTCCTCCGCCCGGCGACGGGCCAGGGACATGATCGTGTTCAGCGACAACACCGCGACGACCAGTCTGTTCCAGGAGATCGGCAGGGCCCCGGGCCTGACCACGGCGAACCGCACGTTCGGGCTGCGGGAGACCAAACCCAACGCCCACTGGGGCCTCACGACCACGACGGCGGCCGACCAGCTGCGGCTGCTGTCCACGCTGGTCGCGCCCGACGGCCCACTCGACCAGGCCCACCGCGGGTACCTGCTGGACCTGATGGGCCAGGTCGATGCCGACCAGCGGTGGGGGATCACCGCTGCGGCCGGGCCGGGCGCCACCGCGTACGTCAAGAACGGCTGGGACACCGCCAGCGACGACGGCAACCGGTGGATCGTCAACAGCATCGGCCGGATCACCGAGCCGGACCACGACTGGCTGATCGCGGTGCTCTCCGACCACCACCGGACCCGGGCGGACGGCATCCGGGTCGTCGAACAGGCGGCCACGTACGCGCTGCGGGAACTGCGCGCCGCGTCGTCCGGGCTCTGAGACGGCCTCGCCGGCCCGGTGTCGGGACCGGGCCGGCGAGGTGTCGGGTCAGACCGGGTAGGTCCGGGCGACCGCGAGCATCTCCGAACTGTGCGAGCCGACCACGCCGACGTCCGCCGGGCGGGGCTGGAAGCCGGGCAGCGCGTCCAGCCCGTCGCTGGCGTCCATGGCGCGCAGCGCCACCGGCCCGCCCGTCGGCGTGACCGTGAGCGTGACCTCGATGCCCTCGGCCGGGGGCGCGTGGAAGACCACCCCGAATCCCCACCTGCCGTCCCGCGCCTCGACCGGCACCGAGCGGCCGGCCACCTCGGCGCGCCGCACCGTGGCGGTGGTCGTGTCGACGTGCAGGCTCATCAGGCGTACCTGCCGTTGCGGGGTGACCCGCAGCCGCAGCGTCCGGTCGCCGCCGGCGGTGGTGTCGGCGAGCACCTCCAGCTTCGGGGCGGGCAGGTCGGCGGCCGGGGCCGGCCCGGCGCGCAGCTCGCCGTCGCCGAGGCCGGGGAAGTCGTCGGAGACGTTCTGCTCGCCGTCCACGTACCGGTCGGTCCAGGGCTGCGGGCCGGTCTCGTGGCTGAGCCAGCGGGCCTGGCGGGTGCCGGCGTCGAGCGCGTACATGAGGTGGGTGGGCGCGGGGTGCGCGGCGTCGAACCGGTCGACGCGGAGGCCGACCCCCGCGCACACGAGCGCCGCGACGGCGGCGGCCAGCGCGGGCAGCGCGCCGAGCCGCCGGGCCCGTAGCGCGACCAGGCCGCGCTGGCCGCCGGCCTGCGGGTGCAGCAGGTCCAGCACCGGGAGCGCGGCCAGCCCCAGCAGCACCGCGACCAGCGCCGCGACGCCGCCCATCGCCATGCCGAGCGCCGGGAAGAGCAGCACCACCGTCGGGAGCAGGATCACCACGCCGACCGCCGCGGCGGCCGTCAGCGCGACGACCGGCCACGGCCCGTCGAGGCGGGTGCCGAGCGCGACCAGGGCGCCGACCGCGCCGGCCAGCGCCGGCAGGGTGGCGAGGTACGCGCCGCCGGGCACGGCCACCGCCAGCAGCACCCCGAACAGGGCCAGCCAGGTCAGTCCGCCGACGGCCAGCGCGGCCGGGCCGACCCGGCGGCGGGTCAGCGCGTACCAGGCGAGGACGATCGTGGCGGCGAGCGCCAGCACCGCGATCCGGTACCAGGTCGGGCGGTACGGGTCGAGCAGTTCGGCGTAGCCGGGCCGGATCGCGGTGATCGCCGCCCAGAGCAGCTGCGCGGCGACCGGGGCGGCCACGATGGGCACCAGCGTCAGCCCGAAGCCGGCGGCCAGCCGGCCCACGGTGGTCCGCCCGCGCCGGCGCGTGAGCCAGCCGACGGCGACGACGGCGGCCAGCGCCAGCAGCGCCAGTGGCAGGGTCAACCAGCCCGGGTAGTGGACGAGCGCGCCCGGCACGGGGAAGTAGGTGGCGTCGCCGCCGGCGCGCAGGTCGGTCAGGTCGGTGCGGCCGAACTCGCGGGCCAGCCCGAGCGCGTTGTCGCCGTGCTGCTGGAGGCTCGCCCGGTCCATCGCGGCGGGCGTGTCCAGCGGCGTGTGGTAGATCGCCCCACCGTCGATGTAGGCCGAGTTGAGGCCGAGGAAGTCCTCGTCGAGGAACGCGGTGAAGTCGGTGTCGTTGGGCAGCGCCCGGTAGATCTCCACGGCGAACGAGGTGCCGACCGGGTGCGGTGCGGCCCGGCCGAAGACGTTCACCAGCTTCGCGTTGTTCCGGGACGTCTCGAACATGATCACCGGGCCGGTGGAGCCGCGGGCCTCCAGGTTGAGCACCACCCCGCCGTCCGCGGCGAGCGGATGGCTGGACGCGAACGCCGCCGCGCCGCAGAGGCACGCCTCCTCGGCGTCGGTGAGCACGAAGACGATGTCGTTGCGGGGGCGAGGGCCGGCGGCGAGCGCGCGGGCGACCTCCAGGATCGCGGACGTGCCGGCCGCGTCGTCGTTGCCGCCCGGGCCGGTCTGCACCGAGTCGTAGTGGGCGACCAGGAACACCTTGCCGGTCGGGTCGGTGCCGGGCAGCCGGGCCACCACGTTGCGGACCCGCGCCAGGGTGGCGCCGCCCGCCGCGCCGCTGAGCTGGCCGGCCTCCGGCGCCACCGTGTCCTGCACCTGCGTCTCCAGGCCCAGACCGCGCAGCACCTGTTCGATGTGTGCGCGTACCTGGTCGTTGGCGGGGCTGCCGGCCGGGTGCGTACGGGCCGCGATGATCTTCACGTCCTCGTACGCCCGACCGGCGCTGAACTCGGTGGCCGGCGCGTCGGCGGCCCGCGGCGCCGGGGGACGCAGGTCGACGAGGCTGGTGGCGCCGACCGCGATCAGCGCGGCGAGGGCGGCGAGCGCGGCGACCAGCCGGCGGCGGGGCCGGGCCAGCGCCCGGTCGGCGGCGGGCGGCCGGGGGTCGGGGCGGGCCGCGGCGCGGTCCGCGGTGGGGGTGGGAGGTGCGCCCACGGGGACTCCTCGGGGTGGGGCGGGTGGGCACCATCCTGCACCGGCCGGCGCCCGGACGGTGCGACCGGGACGGGAGGGAGGCAGCGGCCGGCGTTGATGGCCCGCTTTGTCCCGTAGCGGGTAGTGATCCGGCCCATCCCCGCCGACGCCGAGCCCGCCGTGTTGTGTGCGACCGTTGTGTAATACAGGATCAGCAGGGCACTCGGAAGGAGCCCGACATCAGCAGCGAAGTCCCGCGTCTCGCGGCGGTGACCCGGCCGAACCGGGGGACCGGCCTGGCCGGTCCTGCCGTCGTGCCCCGGGCGTTGCCACAGGGCGGTCTCGGACACCACCCCCAGGTGCCGCCGGGCGAGCGGCTGCGGGTGCTGCTGGTCGAGGACGACGAGGGTGACGCGTTCCTCGTCGGCGAGCTGCTCGCCGAGACCAACTCGATGATCGACCTGGTGGTCGCGACCAGTCTCAGCGAGGCCCGGCAGCGGGTGACCGGCGTCGACTGTGTCCTGCTCGACCTCGGCCTCCCCGACGCCCAGGGCCTGGACGGGCTGCGCCAGGTGCTGGAGATGTCCAGCGGCGCGGCCGTCTGCGTCCTCACCGGGCGCACCGACGAGCACCTGGGCATCGTGGCGGTGGCCGAGGGCGCCCAGGACTACCTGGTCAAGGGGCAGGTCGACGGTGTTCTGCTGACCCGGGCGCTGCGCTACGCGGTCGAGCGCAAGCGCGCCGACGAGAACGCCCGCCGGCTGCGCGAGGTCGAGCTGCGCCAGGCCGAGTCGGCCCGCCTGGAACGCGGCCTGTTGCCGCAGCCGCTGATGTCGACCGACACGGTCGCCGTCCACACCTTCTACCGGCCCGGCCGGCACGCCGCGCTGATCGGCGGTGACTTCTACGACGTGGTGCAGACCCGCCCCGACCGCGTCGACCTGATCGTCGGCGACGTCTGCGGGCACGGCGTGGACGAGGCCGCGCTCGGCGTCGAGCTGCGGGTCGCCTGGCGCGCCCTGGTGCTCGCCGGCGTGCCCGACGACGAGGTGCTGCTCGCACTGGAGCAGGTGCTCATGAGCGAGCGCCGGCTCCAGGAGATCTTCGCGACCGTGGCGACCATCCGGTTGGATCTGGTCGCCAACCGGGCGACGGTACGCCTGGCCGGCCACCCGCCGCCGCTGCTGCTCTCCGGCGGCGGTGTCGTGCCGGTGCCGGCGCCCGGTGGCCTGCTGCTCGGCGTCCGGCCCCGTCCGCCGGTCGCCTACGACCTGGAGTTCGACACCGATGACTGGTCCCTGCTGATGTACACCGACGGTCTGATCGAGGGGCGGGTGGGCGCCGGCGACGAGCGCCTCGACGTTCCCGGGCTCAGCCAACTGCTGGGCGAGCCGGCCAGCCGGGCGGTCTCCCTGTCCGAGCTGCCGGCCTGGCTGGTCGGCCGTGCCGAGCAGCTCAACGGCGGCCCGCTCGCCGACGACGTCGCCATGCTCCTGGTCAGTCGGGGCGGTGGCCGGTGAGCGCTGGAGTCCGCGGGTGGAGTCTGCGCCAGCGGGTCGTCGCACTGCTGGCCGTCGCCGGCGTGTTGCTGATCGGGCTGGCCGCCGCCGAGGCCGCGGTGGCGGCGCGCAACCGCACCCACGTCGACGCCCTGCTCAACCGCACCGGCCCGCTGCGGGTGCAGGCGCAGGAACTGCTCAACGCCCTGCTCGACCAGGAAACCGCGGTCCGGGGTTTCGCGGTCAGCGGCAAGCGCGACGACCTGGCGCCGTACGAGGCCGGGCTCGCCCAGGAGCGCGACCGTGTCGCGTCGATGCGGCGGCTGCTGGCGGACTACCCGCAGGTCGAGGCGGAGCTGCGGCAGGTCGAGGAGCGCGCCGAGCGGTGGCGGCAGGCGGTGGCTGTGCCGGTCATCACGACGACCGAGCAGCGGGGCACCGCGGCCGGCCAGGCGCTCGTCACCGACCAGGCCCGGCAGGAGTTCGACGCGGTCCGCGCCGCCGTGGACGACCTGCAGGCCGAGATCCTGTCCGCGCGCCAGGAGAACGCCCGCAACGTCCAGCGGACCGGCAACATGCTCGTCGTGCTGCTGGTCGCCGCCGCACTGGTGGTCGTGATCGCCGGTGTGGTGTTGCTGCTGTCGCTGGACCGGATGGTCGTCCGCCCGGTGACGGCGCTGGCCGGCCAGGTGCGGGAGGTGGCCGACGGTGACTACCAGCACCCCATCGCCGGCGCCGGCCCCCCGGAGTTCATGGGGCTCGCCGACGACGTGGAGGCGATGCGGCGCAAGATCGCCGCCGACCTCGCCGAGGTGCGCGAGGCGCGGGAGCGCATCGAGTGGGTCAACGGCCAGCTCCAGAAGCAGGCCGAGGAGCTCACCCGCTCCAACCGCGACCTGGAGCAGTTCGCGTACGTCGCGTCACACGACCTCCAGGAGCCGCTGCGCAAGGTGGCGAGCTTCTGCCAGCTGCTCCAGCGCCGCTACGCGGGGCAGTTGGACGAGCGGGCCGACCAGTACATCGCCTTCGCGGTCGACGGCGCGCAGCGGATGCAGCGCCTGATCAACGACCTGCTGGCGTTCTCCCGCATCGGGCGGCTCACCGCCGGCTTCACCGAGGTCGACCTGAACAAGGTGATGGGTGACGTCGCGAACCAGACCGAGGCGGCCCTACAGTACGCCGACGCCGAACTCACCTGGTCCGCGCTGCCGGTGATCCGCGGCGAGGAGCCGTTGCTGACCAACCTGCTGGCCAACCTGGTCAGCAACTCGATCAAGTTCCGTCGCCCGGACGTGCCGCCGAAGGTGCACATCTCGGCCCGGCTCGTCGACGCCGAGTGGGAGATCACCTGTCAGGACAACGGCATCGGCATCGAGCCGGAGTTCGCCGACAAGATCTTCGTCATCTTCCAGCGGCTGCACTCGAAGGACGCGTACCCGGGCACCGGCATCGGTCTGGCCATCGTGAAGAAGATCGTGGAATACCACGGCGGCCGGGTGTGGGTGGACACCGACGTGCCGGAGGGGACCGCGATCCGGTTCACCCTCCCCGCGCTGCCGCAGGACGTCCAGGCCGCCGAGGCGGCGGCCGTCGAGGCCGACGCGGCGACCTCGGCGGAGCAGCCCGCGGAGCAGGCCGAGGCGGCCGCGTCGGCGGCTTCCGGCGACGCGCCGGGGCAGACGAACGGGGCAGACCAGCCGGACCGCGCTGATGCGGCGCCGGAAGGCGGTAGAACGGGTGGCATGAGGGAGACGGTGGGATGACCGCGCCGGCAGACGGCAAGAGCCCGATCGAGGTCCTGCTGGTCGAGGACGACCCGGGCGACGTGCTGATGACGCAGGAGGCGTTCGAGGAGCACAAGCTGCGCAACCGGCTGACCGTCGTCTCCGACGGCGCCGAGGCGCTGGCCTACCTGCGCCGCGAGGGGCAGTACGCGGACGCCGTGGTCCCGGACCTGATCCTCCTCGACCTCAACCTGCCCCGGCGGGACGGCCGCGAGGTGCTGGAGGAGATCAAGAAGGACGAGGAGCTCCGCCGGATCCCGGTCGTGGTGCTGACCACCTCCCAGGCCGACGAGGACATCCTCCGCAGCTACCAGCTGCACGCCAACGCGTACGTGACGAAGCCGGTGGACTTCGAGCGATTCATCTCGGTGGTCCGGCAGATCGACGAGTTCTTCGTCAGCGTGGTCAAGTTGCCGCCGCGTGGCTGACGACACCCTGCTCGACGACGTCGGCACGCTGCTCCAGAAGGCCGCCGACGAGGTCGTGGTCCCGCTGTTCCGCAAGCTGGACGCGGCCGACGTCGCCGAGAAGGCACCCGGTGAGATCGTCACCGTCGCGGACCGGCGGGCCGAGGAGCTGATCTCCGCCCGGCTGCGCGAGCTGCGGCCCGACTCGGTGGTGGTCGGCGAGGAGGCGGTCGCGGACGACCGTGACCTGCTGCGCCACCTGGACGGCGGCGGGGACGTGTGGCTCGTCGACCCGGTCGACGGCACGTCCAACTTCGCCGCCGGCCGGCGTCCGTTCGCGTTGATGGCGGCCCTGCTGACCGATGGGGAGCCGACCGCGGCCTGGGTGCTCGACCCGCTGGCCGGGCTGCTCGCCACGGCGCGGGCCGGCGACGGGACGTACCTGG
This genomic stretch from Micromonospora krabiensis harbors:
- a CDS encoding tetratricopeptide repeat protein produces the protein MDLLAEYRLATLYFEAGDPTAAARLLEPIIEAEPDNASVRQLLARAYFQSAQLSRAEEQLRTLVDQDPSDHYSHHVLGRTLERLNRHADALRHLRIAAAMHSANDDYATALRRVETRVSGGR
- a CDS encoding Smr/MutS family protein; its protein translation is MKLKLDLHDIFNKGQDIDRALRGIMDEAVAKKATLVEIIPGKGSGQLKKRVLRFLDQKDVKQLYHRVEKDSKNFGRLFVHFRWK
- a CDS encoding serine hydrolase, with product MPRRWVLSSGVLALAGLSSAGFGVARLRGEAEGAVAPPATPSPSPSISPTPDRLAIARARIDAYVRRAGGRLGVAVRDLGGSAAATAGTRRFTTASIVKVDILAALLLREQARGRMLSSSARRRARDMIVFSDNTATTSLFQEIGRAPGLTTANRTFGLRETKPNAHWGLTTTTAADQLRLLSTLVAPDGPLDQAHRGYLLDLMGQVDADQRWGITAAAGPGATAYVKNGWDTASDDGNRWIVNSIGRITEPDHDWLIAVLSDHHRTRADGIRVVEQAATYALRELRAASSGL
- a CDS encoding M28 family peptidase — translated: MGAPPTPTADRAAARPDPRPPAADRALARPRRRLVAALAALAALIAVGATSLVDLRPPAPRAADAPATEFSAGRAYEDVKIIAARTHPAGSPANDQVRAHIEQVLRGLGLETQVQDTVAPEAGQLSGAAGGATLARVRNVVARLPGTDPTGKVFLVAHYDSVQTGPGGNDDAAGTSAILEVARALAAGPRPRNDIVFVLTDAEEACLCGAAAFASSHPLAADGGVVLNLEARGSTGPVIMFETSRNNAKLVNVFGRAAPHPVGTSFAVEIYRALPNDTDFTAFLDEDFLGLNSAYIDGGAIYHTPLDTPAAMDRASLQQHGDNALGLAREFGRTDLTDLRAGGDATYFPVPGALVHYPGWLTLPLALLALAAVVAVGWLTRRRGRTTVGRLAAGFGLTLVPIVAAPVAAQLLWAAITAIRPGYAELLDPYRPTWYRIAVLALAATIVLAWYALTRRRVGPAALAVGGLTWLALFGVLLAVAVPGGAYLATLPALAGAVGALVALGTRLDGPWPVVALTAAAAVGVVILLPTVVLLFPALGMAMGGVAALVAVLLGLAALPVLDLLHPQAGGQRGLVALRARRLGALPALAAAVAALVCAGVGLRVDRFDAAHPAPTHLMYALDAGTRQARWLSHETGPQPWTDRYVDGEQNVSDDFPGLGDGELRAGPAPAADLPAPKLEVLADTTAGGDRTLRLRVTPQRQVRLMSLHVDTTTATVRRAEVAGRSVPVEARDGRWGFGVVFHAPPAEGIEVTLTVTPTGGPVALRAMDASDGLDALPGFQPRPADVGVVGSHSSEMLAVARTYPV
- a CDS encoding PP2C family protein-serine/threonine phosphatase; protein product: MTRPNRGTGLAGPAVVPRALPQGGLGHHPQVPPGERLRVLLVEDDEGDAFLVGELLAETNSMIDLVVATSLSEARQRVTGVDCVLLDLGLPDAQGLDGLRQVLEMSSGAAVCVLTGRTDEHLGIVAVAEGAQDYLVKGQVDGVLLTRALRYAVERKRADENARRLREVELRQAESARLERGLLPQPLMSTDTVAVHTFYRPGRHAALIGGDFYDVVQTRPDRVDLIVGDVCGHGVDEAALGVELRVAWRALVLAGVPDDEVLLALEQVLMSERRLQEIFATVATIRLDLVANRATVRLAGHPPPLLLSGGGVVPVPAPGGLLLGVRPRPPVAYDLEFDTDDWSLLMYTDGLIEGRVGAGDERLDVPGLSQLLGEPASRAVSLSELPAWLVGRAEQLNGGPLADDVAMLLVSRGGGR
- a CDS encoding sensor histidine kinase, whose product is MSAGVRGWSLRQRVVALLAVAGVLLIGLAAAEAAVAARNRTHVDALLNRTGPLRVQAQELLNALLDQETAVRGFAVSGKRDDLAPYEAGLAQERDRVASMRRLLADYPQVEAELRQVEERAERWRQAVAVPVITTTEQRGTAAGQALVTDQARQEFDAVRAAVDDLQAEILSARQENARNVQRTGNMLVVLLVAAALVVVIAGVVLLLSLDRMVVRPVTALAGQVREVADGDYQHPIAGAGPPEFMGLADDVEAMRRKIAADLAEVREARERIEWVNGQLQKQAEELTRSNRDLEQFAYVASHDLQEPLRKVASFCQLLQRRYAGQLDERADQYIAFAVDGAQRMQRLINDLLAFSRIGRLTAGFTEVDLNKVMGDVANQTEAALQYADAELTWSALPVIRGEEPLLTNLLANLVSNSIKFRRPDVPPKVHISARLVDAEWEITCQDNGIGIEPEFADKIFVIFQRLHSKDAYPGTGIGLAIVKKIVEYHGGRVWVDTDVPEGTAIRFTLPALPQDVQAAEAAAVEADAATSAEQPAEQAEAAASAASGDAPGQTNGADQPDRADAAPEGGRTGGMRETVG
- a CDS encoding response regulator; protein product: MTAPADGKSPIEVLLVEDDPGDVLMTQEAFEEHKLRNRLTVVSDGAEALAYLRREGQYADAVVPDLILLDLNLPRRDGREVLEEIKKDEELRRIPVVVLTTSQADEDILRSYQLHANAYVTKPVDFERFISVVRQIDEFFVSVVKLPPRG
- a CDS encoding inositol monophosphatase family protein, with protein sequence MADDTLLDDVGTLLQKAADEVVVPLFRKLDAADVAEKAPGEIVTVADRRAEELISARLRELRPDSVVVGEEAVADDRDLLRHLDGGGDVWLVDPVDGTSNFAAGRRPFALMAALLTDGEPTAAWVLDPLAGLLATARAGDGTYLDGQPVRLPEGAPPPQELRGVAMTRFLPPAARERVSAGRSRIGELLPGQHCAGREYLDILTGRQQFALFWRTLPWDHAPGALLVRLAGGVARRFDGSEYHPADEGHGLLVAANEQVWTEVRDTLLGD